A portion of the Candidatus Goldiibacteriota bacterium genome contains these proteins:
- the rpsO gene encoding 30S ribosomal protein S15, with protein sequence MAMVKERKQELIGNYKVHDTDTGSPEVQVAILTEKINYLTEHLKKHSKDLHSRHGLLKMVNRRRRLLDYLKSKSYDRYKILIKKLDIRK encoded by the coding sequence ATGGCTATGGTAAAAGAAAGAAAACAGGAATTGATTGGAAACTACAAGGTTCATGACACAGACACTGGTTCTCCGGAAGTTCAGGTTGCAATTCTCACGGAAAAGATCAACTATCTCACGGAACATCTTAAAAAACACTCCAAAGACCTTCATTCAAGGCATGGCCTGCTTAAGATGGTTAACAGAAGAAGAAGGCTTCTTGATTATTTAAAGAGCAAGAGCTACGACAGGTACAAAATCCTGATCAAAAAATTAGATATAAGAAAGTAG